The following proteins come from a genomic window of Ictalurus furcatus strain D&B chromosome 12, Billie_1.0, whole genome shotgun sequence:
- the med10 gene encoding mediator of RNA polymerase II transcription subunit 10, with amino-acid sequence MAEKFDNLEEHLEKFIENIRQLGIIVSDFQPSSQTGLNQKLNLMITGLQDIEKCRQQLNDIHVPLEAFEYIDQGRNPQLYTKECLERALAKNEQVKGKIDTMTKFKSLLISELGKVFPEEMAKYKAIHGDDPPS; translated from the exons ATGGCTGAGAAGTTTGACAATCTTGAAGAGCATCTGGAGAAATTTATCGAGAATATACGACAGCTGGGAATCATCGTTAGCGATTTTCAACCGAGCAGCCAAACAGGACTCAATCAGAAACT AAATCTGATGATCACAGGACTGCAAGATATTGAGAAGTGCCGGCAACAGCTTAATGACATCCACGTACCTTTGGAGGCATTTGA ATACATCGATCAGGGCcgcaatcctcagctttacacAAAAGAGTGTTTGGAGCGAGCCTTGGCTAAAAACGAACAGGTGAAAGGGAAGATCGACACCATGACG AAGTTTAAAAGTCTCCTCATCTCTGAGCTGGGGAAGGTTTTTCCCGAAGAAATGGCCAAATATAAGGCGATTCACGGAGACGACCCTCCTTCATAG